The DNA window GATGCGCTGAGCGCGACGCGCGCCATCGGTTTCGTCGCCGATGGCACCAGCCTCACCGCCATCGACGAAGACGGCGCGACGCTGTGGACCTTGGGCGACGCAGCCGGAGCCCTCTTTGGCGGCTTCGATTTCGATTCGGATGGCTGGCCCGACGTCGGGCTCGCACGCTCCAAGGACTCGGGACAGAAGTGCGGCGGGCAGCCCGCGCTCGATACCTGGCTCGATGCGGTCCGAGGAAAATCCGGCAAGCTGATTTCGCTGACGACGCCGCTCCCGGCGAAGTGTTGGACCTTTCCGTCGAGCACGTACCCGACGCCACAGTGGACGACCCTCGGCGTGCTGTTCGGATCCGGGGCAACCCTGGCGGTCGCGCCCTACTACGCAACCGATGGCACGTTCCTGACCTTCGATGGCACGGGCTTCTCGACCCTCGGTAGCTTCGTGTATCCGTCGACGGCGACCTACGACTCGAGCTACGCGGCGGACAAACCGAACACGTATCCGACCGGTACCAGCTTCATCGCCAACTCGCACGTCGCGAACGGACTCGTGCTCGCCGGGTCGCCCGACTCGCTGGCGTTCTTCACCAGCTCGAGGTTCGTCCGATACAGCGCTGCGCCGCTGTCTTCGTCCCAGCTCACGCTGGATCTGCCGTACTTGACGGGCGGGCGCACGGACATTGCCGGGCGCAACTACGGCCTCGTTGCGCGCGACCCGGGCGACCCCGGGCTGTTGCTCCTCGTGGCCGGAACCGGGGCATTTTCCCTGTTCGACGACATGGGCACCGGGACGCTCGCGAGCGACGCTTGGGGCGCCATCGAGCGCCACGTCAGCCTCGTGAATCTCGACGCCGGTTCGGTCGACGATCGTTTCTTCTCGTATGCCCACGACAACTCCGACGGCAACAAGTACGAGGGCCGAGTCGTCTACGCGACGCAGCCTTTTGTGCGCGTGGCAGGCAAGGCGTCGCGCCTGGCGTTCAACGTGTACGCGGGTGGGCACTGGTGGCTGCACGTGACCCAGCCCGGCAGCACCAAGGACGCGATCTCGTTGAAAGACGTGTTTCTGTGGGACATCGCCGATCTAGACGGCGACGGAGTGGACGAATGCTTGCTCTCACCGAGCCGCGACCCGGCTGAACCGGACGTGCCCGGGTACTACTTCGTCAAGTGGCGGACCGAGCTCGCGCACTGGAACGAAACCAGCCTGAGCTTCACGAACGTCGCGACGCACCAGGGCGTGCTTCCGTACCTGAAGGGCACTCTCACTTCGCCGGATCGGACCTCGTCGTACGGCGCGCTTCACCCGGCGCTTCGTGTGCGAACGCAGGCGGGACTGGAGCTGGTGGTGAAGAAGTCGAGCGGGGAGATTGCTACGGTGCCGGTGGGCGGGCCATAGGAGCGGGTCGCGAGCGGTTGCCGGCCTCGAGCGGCCGGCGCGGCGTCAGGGGTTGCAGATGGGGGGTTTGCAGAGGTTGGGATTGCTCTGGCACAGACACTGGTCGCACGCATCGAGACAGCCAGAGCAGTCGATGCCCTTCGTGCATCCGCCCGCTGAGCCTCCGCTTCCGCCGCCCGACGTCGTGCCGCCCGAGCTGCCTGCAGCCCCTGCTGCTCCGGCGGTGGCGCCGATTCCAGCATCACCTCCGCCGCCCGGCGCGCCGCCGCCTCCGGACTTTGCGCCTCCTGTTCCGCCGCTGCCGAAGTTCCCGCTTCCGCCGGTTCCCGACGGAAGGCCCTCGTTGTCGGTCGAAGAGCTACAAGCGATGGCAAGGACCAAGAGTGCGATGGCGCTTCGCGCGAAGCCTGCCGCAGCAGGCGCACCCATTCAACTTTCGGTAGCTCTCCCACGTTCTCCGACACTGGAGCCGACACACGCGGTCGCGTCCGAACCCCGACCATGCGACACTCCCAACTCCATGCAGAAGCTCGAAATGTTCACGGGCTCGGCGCGCGCCAAACGGGGCCCTTCCAGGTGGGAGCGCCGGCTGCGCGTGCTCTCGACATTGACTCGACTAGCGGCCCTGGGTGCTGCACTCGCGGTGATCGGAAGCTGCGCCGGAACCGACGCGGGAGGGACATCTCAGCCGGCTCCGGACGGAGGACAGATCACCTGCGGGGCCGGCACCGTGGCTTGCGGCAACGTCTGCACCAACACCTCCGTCGACGGCTCGAACTGCGGCGCCTGCGGCAAGGCGTGCAGCCCGGGGCAAGTCTGCCAGGGTGGCCAGTGTTCGACGAGCTGCTTCGGCAGCCAGTTGCCGTGTGGCGGCACTTGCACCGACACCGACAACGACCCGAAGAACTGTGGTGCTTGCGCCAAGACGTGCGCGGCCGGAGAGGTCTGCGCCCTCGCCAAGTGCGGCACGACGTGCGCCGCCGGCACGACGGCCTGCGACGGCGCGTGTGTCGACACCTCGAGCGATCTGGCCAACTGCGGCACCTGCGGGAACATCTGTTTTGCCGGAGAGGTCTGCTCGGACAGCAAGTGCAAAGCCACCTGCGGAGGGGGCCTGAGTGAGTGCAACGGAAAGTGCGTCGACACGAGCGTCGATCCTTCCAACTGCGGCACCTGCGGCACACTCTGCGCCACGAACAACGGGGAGGTGTGCTCGCTGGGTCAGTGCGCTCTTTCGTGCCTCGGCGGGACCACGAACTGCGATGGCAAGTGTGTCGACCTCTCGATTGACGCCCAACACTGCGGTACCTGCGCCAAGGCCTGCGCGACCGGGGAGGTGTGCACCAGCGGCAGCTGCGCACTTCAGTGCGGAGGTGGCACGAAGAACTGCTCCGGCAAGTGCGTCGATACGCAGATCGACCCGAACAACTGCGGCAGCTGCGGTACCGGGTGCAGCGCTGGCCAGAGCTGCCAGAACGGCCAGTGCACCTTGGTCTGCGCCGGTGGGCTGACCAAGTGTGGCACTCAGTGCGTCGATCTCTCGTCCAGCGTCGTGCACTGCGGGGCGTGCGGCAAACCGTGCCCGAGCGGCAACGCTTGCAACAACGGCGCTTGCCAGCTGGTCTGCGCTGGGGGCACGACGGACTGCGGCGGCCAGTGTGTGCCGCTCGCCAGCGATCCGCTCAATTGTGGCAAATGTGGCACAGCGTGTACCGCAGGGCAGACCTGCGCCAACGGCGTTTGCACCCTGGTCTGCGGCACGGGGCTGACCAAGTGCAACAACCAGTGTGTCAATCTGAAGACTGACGCCGCCCACTGCGGTGCCTGCACGACGGTCTGCAGCGCGGGCCAGGTCTGTCAGAACAGCGCGTGCACCTTGCTCTGCGGCGGTGGGCTCACGAACTGCAGCAATCAGTGCGTGAACCTGCAGACCGACAAGGCCCACTGCGGGACCTGCGCCAAGGTCTGCACCAGCTCTCAGAGCTGCGTGGCCGGCGCCTGTGTCAACAGCTGCAACCCGACCCAGAACATCGCTCTGACCGCCACGGCGACCAGCAGCGGCGGCGGATCGACGACCAACGGCCCCGACAACATGAACGATGGCTACGACGAGTCCCAATGCACGACCCAGGGCTGGCACTGGGTGAGCGCCACCAGTACGCCGGGCACCGCCTGGCTCGAGCTCGACTGGCCGAGCGCGGTGACCGTCGCGCGCATTCAGATCGACACCACGGCATGCACCGCCACGAGCTGCAGCTCTGCGGTCGGACGTACCGCGGCCGGCGGAACCCTGCAGTGGTGGAACGGTTCGGCGTGGATCACGGACGGCACGGTGACGGGCAAGACCGATGACTGGAGCTACACCTTCACGGCTCCGGTCTCGACCACGCGCATCCGGGTCTACGGTCTCTACGCCGCTCCCACCTGCGGACAGACGTCGAACCCCAAGATCTTCGAGTTCCAGGCCTTCAGCTGCTGAACGGCGCAGCGAAGCGGTCGCCGCTCGGTTCGGGTGAGCCAGCGCTCGGTCACTCGAGGGGTGGCACTGCCACGACCTCGAATGCGCTAGCCGGAAGCGACTTCAGCTCAGTGACGAAGGAGTCGGGCCAGGCGGCGTTCTGTTCCCCTTGGAAATAGAAATTCGAGCCGTTGTCGGCGATGATCATGCCGTACTTCTTGAAACCCGCGGTCACCGCCTTGGCCTCGGCCGAGAGCGCCGAGTCGTTGAAGCTCGCTTTCATCCGCACCCGCAGGCCCATCGGCGGAGCGTTCGGATCGGTGGGACTGCAGCTCTGAGGAACGGCCTTGTGGGTCGCCGGCTTCACGAACTTGTTGATGGTGCACGCGGTGGTGAAACGAATGGCGTGTCGCACCGAGTGCGCCATGACCTCGTCGTAACGCAGGAGGCCCGCGGTGATCGAGAGCCCCGCCGCGTCGGCGCTGGTCCAGGTCTTCGGGCGCTGGCCGTACGAGGGTTTGGTCAGATCCCAGACTGCACCGTTCGCGCAGTGCCACTTGTTCGTGTACTGACAGACGTAGCCTTCGTAGAGCTTGCATGTGCCCTGAAGCAGCGTGAGCAGGTGGCAGTCGCCGCTGCACGAGGACGGTGTACCCCCCTCGATCTTTGCCTTCGCTGCGCTCGGAAACGGGTAGGGCCCCGGATCACTCTCGTCCGGATAGTCGTCGAACACCACCTCCAAGGGCGGCTGACTGGCGGGCACGATGTTGATCGGGATCCCATACTGCGCTCCGCCGAAGTCCGGATGCAGCTTCAGCCCGGACCCGACGAACGTCATCAGCTTCTGAGTCCAGCCTGCGTCCACGGCCGCCCCCGACACGTCCATGTTCCACTCGTCGTTCTCGGGGAACATTGCGCAGCCACCGAGCGTCGGGCTCTGACCGGTAGCGCCGCCGGCTCCACCCGTCGGGCCACCGCCTCCGCCGCTCGCGACGCCAGCCGACCCGCCGCTCGCGACGCCAGCCGAACCACCGCTCGCGACGCCAGCCGAGCCACCACTCGGACCTCCGCCCGTCCCGCCATTGCTGGTCCCGCCGCTGCTGGTCCCACCGCCGCCCGAGCCGGACTTGCCTCCGCTGGCAGCGCCCCCCGTTCCAGAGCTTCCAGAGTCGTCACCGCCACACGCAACGACACACGACGCCGACACCCCAATCACCAGCGCACCAATGAGCCGACGTTTCATCCGAGGACCTCCCGGACCCGAGTATAACGCCGAACGGCTGCCCACTGGCATCGCTGAGCCACCCGCGAGGCTTTCGGACGCTCGCGCGAGCGCAGAATCGGCCTGGCCTGGCGGCACTCCGGGCGTGGTAGCCTCGTGGATCAGGCGTGCCCGGGGCTCGAATGCGCCGCACACGACCGGCCACGTTTGGCTCGACAATGTCTGCGCCGTCGCTGAACCCCGACTCCAAGAACCCTCCCTCACCGGATCGGTTTCCCGTGTTCGTGGTCGAGGACGACCCGCAGATCTCACGCTTGGTCCAGGCGACGCTGACGGCGTCGGGCTACCAAATCACCGGCTTCGCGTCCGCCGAAGCTGCGCTCGAACACACGCTGGCGCACATCGAGCCGTCGCTTTTCGTGGTGGACGTGCGACTGCCGGGCATGGACGGATTGGCGCTCGCGGAGCGACTCCGAGAAATCCACCACGACTTCGAGGTCGTCGTCGTGACGGCTCACGCCGACGTCGAGTCCTTGGGGCGCGCCCTCGACCTCGGGATCTTTCGCTGTCTCAGCAAGCCCTTCGCGGTCGGCGAGCTACGGCTCGCCGTGGCCGGCGCCGCCAATCGCTTGTTCCTGCGCCTGGACCGGCGAACGCACATCTCGGAGATCGAGCGCAGCAACGCCGAGCTCGTGACCGCACTCGCGCAGCTGAAGACGAGCGAGAGCCGGCGGGTACTCAGTGAACGCCTGGCTTCAATCGGGCACTTCGCCGCCGCGCTGGCGCATGAGATCAACAACCCTCTGACTTACGTGCAGACGAATCTCGCGCTCCTGCGCGACGCGGCGCCGGATCTGGTCGGCGCACTACAAGCGGTCTCCACGGGACGTAGCTGGGCCGAGCTGGATCCCGAAGTGGCTCACAACGCCGCTCAGGCGGGCTTCGAGCTCCTGTCGATCCTCGACGAGTGCACGACCGGGCTCAAGCTGATCAAACAGATCAGCGGTGACCTGAGCAGCGTCGCGCGTTACCGCACGGACGCCGAGGAGGTCTTCGACTTCAACGACGTGGTCCGGACGGCCTGCCGCGTGGCCCGCGTGGAACCCCGGCTGCGCGCCAAGCTCGCGCTGGATCTGGCCAGCGAACATGTGGACGTGCGAGGCAGCACCGGCCGCTTGGCGCAGGTGGTGATGAACCTGGTGGCAAACGCCGCCGAGGCGAGCGACCCGACGAAACAGCGGCCCAACACCGTCACCGTCAGCACCCGCCGCGAGGGTGACCGCGTGGTGCTCGAGGTGAGTGACACGGGGATCGGCATCTCGCACGAGCGCAAGCAGCGCATCTTCGAGCCCTACGTGACGTTTCGCGAAGGGGGCACGGGCCTGGGGCTCGGCCTCGTACAAGAGATCGTCAACGAATGCGGGGGCGAAATTCTGATCGAGAGCGAAGCGGACGTCGGCTCGACCTTTCGAGTCGTGCTCCCCGCAGCTCGGGTGGCCGTTCCGACCGGCAGCATGTCGGCCGTGCGCATGCTGCCCAGTCACGCGGACGTACTGATCGTGGACGACGACGCAGCCATTCGCCGGGCCTACGCCCGGGTGTTTCGCGGCAAGAAGCTGCGCTTCGCCGAGAACGGAGAGGAAGCCTTGCGGGCGATCCTCTCTCAGCGCCCCGACCTCGTGGTGACCGACCTGGTGATGCCAGAAATGAACGGCGTGGAGCTGTACGAATCCATCTGCAGCCGCTGGCCCGACCTGGCAAAACGTGTGGTCTTCGTCACCGGCACCGACAGCCTGCTCGGCGCGGTGCGTGAGCGCGCCCCGACCTGCCCCGTGGTGAAGAAGCCATTCGTTGCTGCCGAGCTCGAGAGCTTGATGGCCCGGCTCCTCGGGTGAAACGGGCTTGGGCGGGACAAACGGCGCCGTCAGTCGAGCGCTGGCGCATCGATGCGCTCGGCTCCGACCAACGCCGCAAGCCGTTCTACGGCGGAGAGCGCCCGGCGTTTTTCAGAGCGACGCCCGCGTACGTCGGCCTGCCACCAGCAGTTCTTCACCTCCAGCACGCTGGCCTCCCGGTGATACTTCGGCTCGAGGCGACCAACGATGTGCTCACCGTCGAGCAGCGGCATCACGTAGTAGCCAAACTTCCGCTGGCGCTCGGGGACAAAAGCCTCGAACCGAAAGTCGAAACCAAACAGGCGCAGGGCCCGCGCGCGGTCCCGCACCACGGGATCGAAGGGGCTCAGCAGGCGCGCGCGATCCGCGGCGACGGGCAGCGCACGCTCGCGCTCCCGAAAGTCGGGGAGCGCGAGGGCCGGGCGCAGGACCTCAGTCTCTGCGCACCGAACCTGCACCGGCAAGAGCGCGCCTCTCTCGAGCTCGCGGTTGCACCAGCGACGCACGTCCGCCAGGGGTGCGGCGGCGAAATACCGCGCGATCTCCGCCGGGTTCGCGATCACCAGTCGCTCCATCGCCTGGCGGCACGCGAACTCCAGGTGCGCACTCGCGCTGGATGCGGGCAACCGGCTCGCCTCCAGCAGCACCTGCCGTGTCAGCTGGTACACCCGCTGAAACCCGCGGCGCGCGACGATGCTGACCTCCCCGCTCCGCCACAGGTACTCGAGCGCGGCCTTCTCGGGGTGCCAGTTCCACCAACCGCTGCCGTCGTCTTCCTCCACTCCGTCGGCCTCGAAGTCGCGCGCCATGAGCGGCCCCTCTGCCCGTAGCCTGGCGCGCACGCGCCGGAGCACACGCGCGGGGTCCGCGCCGAGACGACGGACACACCAGCTCTTGACCCGATCTTGGCAGCGAAAGCGGGCAAAGCGCACCTTCCAGTGCGGATACCACTCGACCGGAATGACCGAGGCGTCGTGAGTCCAGTGTTCGAACAGCTTGCGGTCCTGCTCGATCAGCGCAGTCAGCAGCGCGGGCCGGTAACCGTCCATGCGACTGTGGAGCGTGAGGTGATGCGCGCGCTCACCCACCGCGCTGATCGAGTCGACCTGCACGTAACCGAGCTTCTGGACCAGCTCGAGCACCGTCTTCTTCTTTGCGGGCCGCCCCGGATCATCGAGCAGCCCCTGCGCGCCAAGGAGTAAGCGGCGAGCCACGCTGGCCTCTACCAGCGGGCCTTTCCGAGAGAGTTGCTGCTCTGGTTGCCCGATTCGCATCCGAACTCCCGGGATCATAGCGTTCGCCGATCCCGTCACGGGATATAAGGGTGATCGTTGGCGAGCGGCGAGAACATTCTGAACCACATTGGTGGCACTCCCTTGGTGCCGCTCTTGCACATTGGGAACGCGTGAGCGACGCGGAGAGTTTTGCGATGGTCAAACTCCTGGTGCGCGAGGAGGGGCTCCTGGTCGGCGGCTCGGCAGGGACCAACGTCGTGGCCGCGCTGCGCGTCGCGGCCCGCGGCGAGGTCGACGGCCCGGTGGTGACGGTGCTCCCAGACAGCTGGGATCGTTACTTTGCCGTGCCGTGGATGAAAGAGCTCGGCAGCGCGTGAATCGCCACTGAGCCACACTCCTCGTTCGCAATCTGGCCCGCCCAGCTCAAAATTGGCCGCGCGCACCGAGCGCGAATCCGTCCCGCGTGGGGCCAGCCGAGAGTTGGACCTCTGCGGACGAGGGCGGTCGCTCCGACTTTCCGCTGGACACGAAGAAGTAGGTCGCCGCGCCCAAGGAGAGCAGCGAGACACCGAGCGAGATGTCGGCGATCAAATACTTCTGATGCAACGAGTCCGCTTCCGACTGCTCGCAGCGTGGCGCGCAGCGGGACTCGAGGTCGTTCTCCTGGGATTTGCCCTTCAGCGCAAAATACGAAAACGAGCCGAGGGCCACCACGCCCAGCCCCCCGAACACCCATCCCAGGGTCTTCGACGAGCCCTTCTCCACTGGCTTTGGTGCAACGGGCTCGGCGTTCACCGGTGCGGCGACGGGCTCCTCGGCCGCGGGTTTGGGCGCCTCCAGCGTCAGCTTGATGGTGCGATTCTTCTCACCTTGGCGGGCAACGAAGGAGAGCTCGCTGCTCTGCCCGTCTTCACCCTCGAAGCGTAAGCGGTGCTCGCCGGGATCGACGGGTTCGGCCCGGCCATCGACTGCGTCGGCAATCTTCTCGCCGTCCAGGATGATGCGCCCTTTCACGACGTCGTGTCCGCCCGCGTCGACGACGGCGATCACGACCGTCGGGATGCCCGCGTCTATGTTCCCAACACGCTCGAGGCATTCCGTGCGCACCACCTTGGGACACTTGGAGTCAGCGCAGGTCAGGTACTGCGCCTTGGCGGCGCGCAGTTTCCCTTGCTGGCGCAGGGTATTGGCGCGATCGTTGGCGGCGATGCACTCGGCTTTGCTGTCGGCGCGTGCAGGGGCGCCCACGAGAAGCGGCAACAAGGCAGCGAGCATCAGGACCAGCCCACGCGGAACGTCGACGCCGCATCGCATCAGAAACACTCCGGCTTGAAGCGCTTCGAACCATCCGAGTTCAGCGTGTAGGGCGGATTACAACCCAGCTTGGCGGGGGGCTTCTGGGCGCCGCCGGCAGTCGGTCGCGCCAGGGGTGCTGGCTTGGATTTCGCGCTTGCTGACGCCGACGCGGAGGGCGGCACGACCGCGGCATCGGCAGCTTCGGCGGCGGGTGCAGGCTCGACCTTTGGCTCCGGCAAGGCACTGGGCTGCAGCTCGACGACCCGCGCTCCCGCGGGCTCGGTGTGGCTCGCGAGCGGAGCAGCAACTGCCGCTGGCGCTCCCGCGGACGGTTCGCGCGCGCCGCGCGCAAACCAAACCCCGAGGCCTCCCAGGAGCAACAACGCGGCGGCGGCCCCGAGCCAGAACCGGCGCTTTTGCTGAACGGGCAGGACGCTGGGCAGCGCGGCGGAGAGCTCGGTGCTGCCCGTGCCCTCGACTCCAATCGGCTTCCGCTCGCCGAGTGCGGCGGCCACTGCTTCGTCAACCCCCGGGATGGTCGTCGACTTGCTCTCGACGTCCGCCAACGCGTCACGGCGTTCACCCAGCGCTTTGCCGGCAACCGCCTCCACCCACTCTCCGATCTCGAGTGCGCCGGCAGGCGTGAGCGCGGCCTGAAGCTCGCGGGCCATCTCGCGCGCTGTCGTGTATCGCTGGGCGGGGTCACGCTCGAGGCCTTTCAGGACGACGCGGTCGAGCTCCGCGGGCAACCCCGGCGAGAACCGGCTTGGTGGCGGGACGTCGTCGTTCAGGATCTTGGTGACGGACGCGGCCACGTCACCGGCCGCAAAGAGCCGCCGATTGGCCAGCGCCTCCCAGATCACGATGCTGGCCGAAAACACGTCGGTGCGCCGGTCGACCGCCTTCTGCCGCAGCTGCTCCGGCGCCATGTAGGCGATCTTGCCCTTCAGTGCGCCGTCCTGCGTGGTGTGGATGCGCGCCGCCGCCTTCGCAACACCGAAGTCGACGACGTGTGCCACACCATCGACCCCCACCAGGATGTTCTGGGGCGACACGTCTCGGTGCACGATGTCGAGCGGATCGCCGCGCTCGTTCTTGGCTTCGTGCGCCGCGTGCAGCCCGAGCAGAGCTTGGCTACCAATGGCGACGACCATCGCGGCCGGAATGCGCTGCTCGCCCCGCGACGACGCGGCCATCAGGCGAGCCAGGGACTCACCCTGCACGTACTCCATGACCAAGAACAGCTCACCCGACTCGGCCACGACATCCATCGTCGAGACCACGTTCGGGTGGCGAATTCTGGCCGCGAGTCGCGCCTCGTCGAGGAACATGGTCACGAACTCGGGATCCTTGGCGTACTGCGGGTGCAGGCGTTTGATGGCCACGGTGCGGGAGAACCCCGCGGGCCCGAGCAGCCGCCCGAGATGCACCGTGGCCATGCCGCCCGACGCGATCTCGTCGAACAGCAGGTATCGCCCGACGGCGCGCGGAGCGTTCCGGACCGGGGTGTCGGTCACTGGCAACACCCCCACTTGGTCTTCAGATACTGAGTGACTTGCTGGATCTCCGGCGACGAGAGCTCGCGCTGGTAGAGCAGAACCTCGGCGATCAAACCGTCGTGGGTGCTCTCGCCGCCGTACAAACCCTTGGCCACGAAGTTCTGCGCGCGCTGTTTGGTCTCGGGCAGCTTCATCGGGAAATTGCCGGCGGCCTGGCCCTGGAGCGAGACGGTCGCGAGCCCGGTCGTATGGTGAATCACGCTGATCACGGTCAACGTGGCGAGTGGAAAGGTGGTCGCCGGGGTCGGCCCATAATCATCCACGACTTCGTAAGCGAAGAAGTCGTAGTCCCGGTGAAATGAGATGTCGTCGACCTCTTGACCGTTCGAGAGCTGGACCACCGGCGGGGCCGTTCCAATACTGTCGCTGGTCACCACCGCGAAGAAGCTGAGCCCCGCGGAGAAGTCGATGGACTTCTGCGGCAGCACGAAGTGGTCATCCGAACCGTCGAACTCGACGGCGGGCAGGCCATTCAGCGCGTTTTGTTTCAGGATCGGTCGCATCGACACGAAGGCCTGGGTTGCGTCGTAGGCGTTTCCGGATTGATC is part of the Myxococcales bacterium genome and encodes:
- a CDS encoding response regulator, coding for MSAPSLNPDSKNPPSPDRFPVFVVEDDPQISRLVQATLTASGYQITGFASAEAALEHTLAHIEPSLFVVDVRLPGMDGLALAERLREIHHDFEVVVVTAHADVESLGRALDLGIFRCLSKPFAVGELRLAVAGAANRLFLRLDRRTHISEIERSNAELVTALAQLKTSESRRVLSERLASIGHFAAALAHEINNPLTYVQTNLALLRDAAPDLVGALQAVSTGRSWAELDPEVAHNAAQAGFELLSILDECTTGLKLIKQISGDLSSVARYRTDAEEVFDFNDVVRTACRVARVEPRLRAKLALDLASEHVDVRGSTGRLAQVVMNLVANAAEASDPTKQRPNTVTVSTRREGDRVVLEVSDTGIGISHERKQRIFEPYVTFREGGTGLGLGLVQEIVNECGGEILIESEADVGSTFRVVLPAARVAVPTGSMSAVRMLPSHADVLIVDDDAAIRRAYARVFRGKKLRFAENGEEALRAILSQRPDLVVTDLVMPEMNGVELYESICSRWPDLAKRVVFVTGTDSLLGAVRERAPTCPVVKKPFVAAELESLMARLLG
- a CDS encoding YcaQ family DNA glycosylase, which produces MARRLLLGAQGLLDDPGRPAKKKTVLELVQKLGYVQVDSISAVGERAHHLTLHSRMDGYRPALLTALIEQDRKLFEHWTHDASVIPVEWYPHWKVRFARFRCQDRVKSWCVRRLGADPARVLRRVRARLRAEGPLMARDFEADGVEEDDGSGWWNWHPEKAALEYLWRSGEVSIVARRGFQRVYQLTRQVLLEASRLPASSASAHLEFACRQAMERLVIANPAEIARYFAAAPLADVRRWCNRELERGALLPVQVRCAETEVLRPALALPDFRERERALPVAADRARLLSPFDPVVRDRARALRLFGFDFRFEAFVPERQRKFGYYVMPLLDGEHIVGRLEPKYHREASVLEVKNCWWQADVRGRRSEKRRALSAVERLAALVGAERIDAPALD
- a CDS encoding serine/threonine protein kinase produces the protein MATVHLGRLLGPAGFSRTVAIKRLHPQYAKDPEFVTMFLDEARLAARIRHPNVVSTMDVVAESGELFLVMEYVQGESLARLMAASSRGEQRIPAAMVVAIGSQALLGLHAAHEAKNERGDPLDIVHRDVSPQNILVGVDGVAHVVDFGVAKAAARIHTTQDGALKGKIAYMAPEQLRQKAVDRRTDVFSASIVIWEALANRRLFAAGDVAASVTKILNDDVPPPSRFSPGLPAELDRVVLKGLERDPAQRYTTAREMARELQAALTPAGALEIGEWVEAVAGKALGERRDALADVESKSTTIPGVDEAVAAALGERKPIGVEGTGSTELSAALPSVLPVQQKRRFWLGAAAALLLLGGLGVWFARGAREPSAGAPAAVAAPLASHTEPAGARVVELQPSALPEPKVEPAPAAEAADAAVVPPSASASASAKSKPAPLARPTAGGAQKPPAKLGCNPPYTLNSDGSKRFKPECF